The proteins below are encoded in one region of Cucurbita pepo subsp. pepo cultivar mu-cu-16 chromosome LG10, ASM280686v2, whole genome shotgun sequence:
- the LOC111804043 gene encoding cysteine-rich receptor-like protein kinase 10 isoform X2 yields MFCFLNYRSSPVSLLLLISIFGLSRSHHFEPRYRFHICSAPSNITTNSNLGSDLIGILGSLSEASSDSFYNRTFNGMYGLVLCRGDISNDYCHSCVSTASRDVRDRCPLRVNATIWYDECMLRYSDKNFLGTVEISPRFLMGDSGNQTSPDDSNIDGSALLSQMASEASVLPMMYKANKLHGTGYGLVQCTRDLNSSACCKCLMALLEEIGQVYKGRVGWRILSPSCSITYEKYLFYSLSASPQGDSNLIIFLFRLLNSSTSYNFILNQAGLSAKVIAVIIISTVAAVAFLASLLYCLLLSKKRRQREQVLLQNLGDAKSAELMKQDLHSRDGDNDEEMHYFSFITLQAATNNFADANRLGEGGFGPVFKGKLMNGEEIAVKRLSVKSSQGHDEFKNEVMVIMKLQHKNLVKLLGCCLEGEEKLLVYEYMANTSLDALLFDPVKCKQLDWLKRNNIINGVAKGILYLHEDSRLKIVHRDLKASNVLLDDEMNAKISDFGTARIFGGKQVEASTNRVVGTFGYMAPEYAMEGVFSVKSDVYSFGILMLEVISGRKNSGFFKVDNAQSLLSQAWQLWKEGREEEMVDPNLVGDCSLSEALRWIQIGLLCVQEDPNIRPTMSMVVLMLGSKSIPLPQPSKPPFFPIGFPASAGQSSTTLLGTGYLSTQSSTTASI; encoded by the exons ATGTTCTGTTTCCTCAATTACAGATCTTCGCCAGTTTCGTTGCTACTTCTGATTTCAATCTTTGGGCTTAGCCGCTCCCATCATTTCGAACCAAGATATAGGTTCCACATCTGTTCAGCGCCAAGTAATATCACAACCAACTCTAATCTGGGTTCAGATCTCATTGGCATACTGGGTTCTTTATCCGAAGCTTCCTCCGACAGCTTCTACAATAGAACATTCAATGGAATGTACGGCCTCGTACTCTGTCGTGGAGATATTTCCAACGATTACTGTCACAGTTGTGTCAGTACCGCAAGCAGAGATGTAAGGGATCGATGCCCTTTAAGAGTAAACGCCACAATATGGTACGATGAGTGCATGCTTAGATACTCAGACAAGAACTTCTTGGGAACTGTAGAGATCTCCCCGAGATTCCTCATGGGCGATTCAGGGAACCAGACATCGCCAGATGATAGTAATATTGATGGGTCTGCTCTGTTGTCTCAGATGGCCAGTGAAGCCTCAGTGTTACCGATGATGTACAAGGCAAACAAGTTGCATGGGACTGGCTATGGATTGGTTCAGTGCACAAGGGATCTCAACAGTAGCGCGtgttgtaaatgtttgatgGCTCTGTTGGAGGAGATCGGGCAGGTTTACAAAGGGAGAGTGGGGTGGAGAATTTTGAGCCCAAGTTGTAGCATAACGTATGAGAAAtatcttttctattctctatCAGCTTCGCCTCAAGGTGATTcaaatcttataatttttttgtttcgtttgctaaattcttcaacatcttataattttatactaaACCAAGCAGGATTGAGCGCCAAAGTGATTGCAGTAATCATTATATCAACAGTTGCAGCAGTAGCATTTCTTGCAAGTCTGTTGTATTGTTTACTTCTGTCAAAGAAGAGAAGACAGc GTGAACAAGTTCTGTTGCAAAATTTGGGAGATGCTAAGTCTGCAGAATTGATGAAGCAAGATTTGCATTCAAGAGATGGAGACAATGATGAAGAGATGCATTACTTCAGTTTCATCACCCTACAGGCTGCCACAAACAACTTTGCAGATGCAAATAGACTTGGAGAAGGCGGGTTTGGCCCGGTTTTCAAG GGAAAGCTGATGAATGGGGAAGAAATAGCTGTAAAAAGACTGTCAGTGAAGTCAAGCCAAGGTCACGATGAGTTCAAGAATGAAGTCATGGTCATAATGAAGCTTCAACATAAAAATCTGGTCAAGCTTTTGGGATGCTGTCTGGAGGGAGAGGAAAAGCTCCTTGTCTATGAGTACATGGCAAACACTAGTCTAGATGCCTTATTATTTG ATCCAGTTAAATGCAAACAACTCGATTGGCTTAAGCGCAACAACATCATCAATGGAGTTGCAAAAGGAATTCTATATCTGCACGAAGACTCTCGGCTCAAAATCGTTCATCGGGATTTAAAAGCTAGCAATgtgttgttggatgatgagatgaatGCAAAGATATCAGACTTTGGAACGGCCAGAATATTCGGAGGCAAGCAAGTTGAGGCTAGCACCAACAGGGTTGTTGGCACTTT TGGATACATGGCACCAGAATATGCAATGGAGGGAGTTTTTTCTGTAAAATCGGATGTTTATAGTTTTGGGATCTTAATGCTAGAAGTGATAAGCGGGAGAAAGAACAGCGGTTTcttcaaagtagacaatgcACAAAGCCTTCTATCACAG GCATGGCAACTATGGAAGGAAGGCAGAGAAGAGGAAATGGTTGATCCGAACCTGGTTGGAGATTGTTCTTTAAGCGAAGCTCTAAGATGGATCCAAATCGGGCTCCTATGCGTACAAGAAGACCCTAACATCAGACCGACCATGTCAATGGTCGTTCTAATGCTTGGAAGCAAATCGATTCCTCTTCCTCAACCGTCGAAACCTCCATTCTTTCCGATTGGCTTTCCGGCGTCCGCCGGTCAATCTTCAACGACCTTACTGGGAACGGGGTATCTCTCTACACAATCGTCTACCACAGCTTCTATCTAG
- the LOC111804043 gene encoding cysteine-rich receptor-like protein kinase 10 isoform X1: MFCFLNYRSSPVSLLLLISIFGLSRSHHFEPRYRFHICSAPSNITTNSNLGSDLIGILGSLSEASSDSFYNRTFNGMYGLVLCRGDISNDYCHSCVSTASRDVRDRCPLRVNATIWYDECMLRYSDKNFLGTVEISPRFLMGDSGNQTSPDDSNIDGSALLSQMASEASVLPMMYKANKLHGTGYGLVQCTRDLNSSACCKCLMALLEEIGQVYKGRVGWRILSPSCSITYEKYLFYSLSASPQGDSNLIIFLFRLLNSSTSYNFILNQAGLSAKVIAVIIISTVAAVAFLASLLYCLLLSKKRRQHPEMDTGEQVLLQNLGDAKSAELMKQDLHSRDGDNDEEMHYFSFITLQAATNNFADANRLGEGGFGPVFKGKLMNGEEIAVKRLSVKSSQGHDEFKNEVMVIMKLQHKNLVKLLGCCLEGEEKLLVYEYMANTSLDALLFDPVKCKQLDWLKRNNIINGVAKGILYLHEDSRLKIVHRDLKASNVLLDDEMNAKISDFGTARIFGGKQVEASTNRVVGTFGYMAPEYAMEGVFSVKSDVYSFGILMLEVISGRKNSGFFKVDNAQSLLSQAWQLWKEGREEEMVDPNLVGDCSLSEALRWIQIGLLCVQEDPNIRPTMSMVVLMLGSKSIPLPQPSKPPFFPIGFPASAGQSSTTLLGTGYLSTQSSTTASI; the protein is encoded by the exons ATGTTCTGTTTCCTCAATTACAGATCTTCGCCAGTTTCGTTGCTACTTCTGATTTCAATCTTTGGGCTTAGCCGCTCCCATCATTTCGAACCAAGATATAGGTTCCACATCTGTTCAGCGCCAAGTAATATCACAACCAACTCTAATCTGGGTTCAGATCTCATTGGCATACTGGGTTCTTTATCCGAAGCTTCCTCCGACAGCTTCTACAATAGAACATTCAATGGAATGTACGGCCTCGTACTCTGTCGTGGAGATATTTCCAACGATTACTGTCACAGTTGTGTCAGTACCGCAAGCAGAGATGTAAGGGATCGATGCCCTTTAAGAGTAAACGCCACAATATGGTACGATGAGTGCATGCTTAGATACTCAGACAAGAACTTCTTGGGAACTGTAGAGATCTCCCCGAGATTCCTCATGGGCGATTCAGGGAACCAGACATCGCCAGATGATAGTAATATTGATGGGTCTGCTCTGTTGTCTCAGATGGCCAGTGAAGCCTCAGTGTTACCGATGATGTACAAGGCAAACAAGTTGCATGGGACTGGCTATGGATTGGTTCAGTGCACAAGGGATCTCAACAGTAGCGCGtgttgtaaatgtttgatgGCTCTGTTGGAGGAGATCGGGCAGGTTTACAAAGGGAGAGTGGGGTGGAGAATTTTGAGCCCAAGTTGTAGCATAACGTATGAGAAAtatcttttctattctctatCAGCTTCGCCTCAAGGTGATTcaaatcttataatttttttgtttcgtttgctaaattcttcaacatcttataattttatactaaACCAAGCAGGATTGAGCGCCAAAGTGATTGCAGTAATCATTATATCAACAGTTGCAGCAGTAGCATTTCTTGCAAGTCTGTTGTATTGTTTACTTCTGTCAAAGAAGAGAAGACAGc ATCCAGAGATGGACACAGGTGAACAAGTTCTGTTGCAAAATTTGGGAGATGCTAAGTCTGCAGAATTGATGAAGCAAGATTTGCATTCAAGAGATGGAGACAATGATGAAGAGATGCATTACTTCAGTTTCATCACCCTACAGGCTGCCACAAACAACTTTGCAGATGCAAATAGACTTGGAGAAGGCGGGTTTGGCCCGGTTTTCAAG GGAAAGCTGATGAATGGGGAAGAAATAGCTGTAAAAAGACTGTCAGTGAAGTCAAGCCAAGGTCACGATGAGTTCAAGAATGAAGTCATGGTCATAATGAAGCTTCAACATAAAAATCTGGTCAAGCTTTTGGGATGCTGTCTGGAGGGAGAGGAAAAGCTCCTTGTCTATGAGTACATGGCAAACACTAGTCTAGATGCCTTATTATTTG ATCCAGTTAAATGCAAACAACTCGATTGGCTTAAGCGCAACAACATCATCAATGGAGTTGCAAAAGGAATTCTATATCTGCACGAAGACTCTCGGCTCAAAATCGTTCATCGGGATTTAAAAGCTAGCAATgtgttgttggatgatgagatgaatGCAAAGATATCAGACTTTGGAACGGCCAGAATATTCGGAGGCAAGCAAGTTGAGGCTAGCACCAACAGGGTTGTTGGCACTTT TGGATACATGGCACCAGAATATGCAATGGAGGGAGTTTTTTCTGTAAAATCGGATGTTTATAGTTTTGGGATCTTAATGCTAGAAGTGATAAGCGGGAGAAAGAACAGCGGTTTcttcaaagtagacaatgcACAAAGCCTTCTATCACAG GCATGGCAACTATGGAAGGAAGGCAGAGAAGAGGAAATGGTTGATCCGAACCTGGTTGGAGATTGTTCTTTAAGCGAAGCTCTAAGATGGATCCAAATCGGGCTCCTATGCGTACAAGAAGACCCTAACATCAGACCGACCATGTCAATGGTCGTTCTAATGCTTGGAAGCAAATCGATTCCTCTTCCTCAACCGTCGAAACCTCCATTCTTTCCGATTGGCTTTCCGGCGTCCGCCGGTCAATCTTCAACGACCTTACTGGGAACGGGGTATCTCTCTACACAATCGTCTACCACAGCTTCTATCTAG
- the LOC111804043 gene encoding cysteine-rich receptor-like protein kinase 10 isoform X4 — translation MFCFLNYRSSPVSLLLLISIFGLSRSHHFEPRYRFHICSAPSNITTNSNLGSDLIGILGSLSEASSDSFYNRTFNGMYGLVLCRGDISNDYCHSCVSTASRDVRDRCPLRVNATIWYDECMLRYSDKNFLGTVEISPRFLMGDSGNQTSPDDSNIDGSALLSQMASEASVLPMMYKANKLHGTGYGLVQCTRDLNSSACCKCLMALLEEIGQVYKGRVGWRILSPSCSITYEKYLFYSLSASPQGLSAKVIAVIIISTVAAVAFLASLLYCLLLSKKRRQREQVLLQNLGDAKSAELMKQDLHSRDGDNDEEMHYFSFITLQAATNNFADANRLGEGGFGPVFKGKLMNGEEIAVKRLSVKSSQGHDEFKNEVMVIMKLQHKNLVKLLGCCLEGEEKLLVYEYMANTSLDALLFDPVKCKQLDWLKRNNIINGVAKGILYLHEDSRLKIVHRDLKASNVLLDDEMNAKISDFGTARIFGGKQVEASTNRVVGTFGYMAPEYAMEGVFSVKSDVYSFGILMLEVISGRKNSGFFKVDNAQSLLSQAWQLWKEGREEEMVDPNLVGDCSLSEALRWIQIGLLCVQEDPNIRPTMSMVVLMLGSKSIPLPQPSKPPFFPIGFPASAGQSSTTLLGTGYLSTQSSTTASI, via the exons ATGTTCTGTTTCCTCAATTACAGATCTTCGCCAGTTTCGTTGCTACTTCTGATTTCAATCTTTGGGCTTAGCCGCTCCCATCATTTCGAACCAAGATATAGGTTCCACATCTGTTCAGCGCCAAGTAATATCACAACCAACTCTAATCTGGGTTCAGATCTCATTGGCATACTGGGTTCTTTATCCGAAGCTTCCTCCGACAGCTTCTACAATAGAACATTCAATGGAATGTACGGCCTCGTACTCTGTCGTGGAGATATTTCCAACGATTACTGTCACAGTTGTGTCAGTACCGCAAGCAGAGATGTAAGGGATCGATGCCCTTTAAGAGTAAACGCCACAATATGGTACGATGAGTGCATGCTTAGATACTCAGACAAGAACTTCTTGGGAACTGTAGAGATCTCCCCGAGATTCCTCATGGGCGATTCAGGGAACCAGACATCGCCAGATGATAGTAATATTGATGGGTCTGCTCTGTTGTCTCAGATGGCCAGTGAAGCCTCAGTGTTACCGATGATGTACAAGGCAAACAAGTTGCATGGGACTGGCTATGGATTGGTTCAGTGCACAAGGGATCTCAACAGTAGCGCGtgttgtaaatgtttgatgGCTCTGTTGGAGGAGATCGGGCAGGTTTACAAAGGGAGAGTGGGGTGGAGAATTTTGAGCCCAAGTTGTAGCATAACGTATGAGAAAtatcttttctattctctatCAGCTTCGCCTCAAG GATTGAGCGCCAAAGTGATTGCAGTAATCATTATATCAACAGTTGCAGCAGTAGCATTTCTTGCAAGTCTGTTGTATTGTTTACTTCTGTCAAAGAAGAGAAGACAGc GTGAACAAGTTCTGTTGCAAAATTTGGGAGATGCTAAGTCTGCAGAATTGATGAAGCAAGATTTGCATTCAAGAGATGGAGACAATGATGAAGAGATGCATTACTTCAGTTTCATCACCCTACAGGCTGCCACAAACAACTTTGCAGATGCAAATAGACTTGGAGAAGGCGGGTTTGGCCCGGTTTTCAAG GGAAAGCTGATGAATGGGGAAGAAATAGCTGTAAAAAGACTGTCAGTGAAGTCAAGCCAAGGTCACGATGAGTTCAAGAATGAAGTCATGGTCATAATGAAGCTTCAACATAAAAATCTGGTCAAGCTTTTGGGATGCTGTCTGGAGGGAGAGGAAAAGCTCCTTGTCTATGAGTACATGGCAAACACTAGTCTAGATGCCTTATTATTTG ATCCAGTTAAATGCAAACAACTCGATTGGCTTAAGCGCAACAACATCATCAATGGAGTTGCAAAAGGAATTCTATATCTGCACGAAGACTCTCGGCTCAAAATCGTTCATCGGGATTTAAAAGCTAGCAATgtgttgttggatgatgagatgaatGCAAAGATATCAGACTTTGGAACGGCCAGAATATTCGGAGGCAAGCAAGTTGAGGCTAGCACCAACAGGGTTGTTGGCACTTT TGGATACATGGCACCAGAATATGCAATGGAGGGAGTTTTTTCTGTAAAATCGGATGTTTATAGTTTTGGGATCTTAATGCTAGAAGTGATAAGCGGGAGAAAGAACAGCGGTTTcttcaaagtagacaatgcACAAAGCCTTCTATCACAG GCATGGCAACTATGGAAGGAAGGCAGAGAAGAGGAAATGGTTGATCCGAACCTGGTTGGAGATTGTTCTTTAAGCGAAGCTCTAAGATGGATCCAAATCGGGCTCCTATGCGTACAAGAAGACCCTAACATCAGACCGACCATGTCAATGGTCGTTCTAATGCTTGGAAGCAAATCGATTCCTCTTCCTCAACCGTCGAAACCTCCATTCTTTCCGATTGGCTTTCCGGCGTCCGCCGGTCAATCTTCAACGACCTTACTGGGAACGGGGTATCTCTCTACACAATCGTCTACCACAGCTTCTATCTAG
- the LOC111804043 gene encoding cysteine-rich receptor-like protein kinase 10 isoform X3: protein MFCFLNYRSSPVSLLLLISIFGLSRSHHFEPRYRFHICSAPSNITTNSNLGSDLIGILGSLSEASSDSFYNRTFNGMYGLVLCRGDISNDYCHSCVSTASRDVRDRCPLRVNATIWYDECMLRYSDKNFLGTVEISPRFLMGDSGNQTSPDDSNIDGSALLSQMASEASVLPMMYKANKLHGTGYGLVQCTRDLNSSACCKCLMALLEEIGQVYKGRVGWRILSPSCSITYEKYLFYSLSASPQGLSAKVIAVIIISTVAAVAFLASLLYCLLLSKKRRQHPEMDTGEQVLLQNLGDAKSAELMKQDLHSRDGDNDEEMHYFSFITLQAATNNFADANRLGEGGFGPVFKGKLMNGEEIAVKRLSVKSSQGHDEFKNEVMVIMKLQHKNLVKLLGCCLEGEEKLLVYEYMANTSLDALLFDPVKCKQLDWLKRNNIINGVAKGILYLHEDSRLKIVHRDLKASNVLLDDEMNAKISDFGTARIFGGKQVEASTNRVVGTFGYMAPEYAMEGVFSVKSDVYSFGILMLEVISGRKNSGFFKVDNAQSLLSQAWQLWKEGREEEMVDPNLVGDCSLSEALRWIQIGLLCVQEDPNIRPTMSMVVLMLGSKSIPLPQPSKPPFFPIGFPASAGQSSTTLLGTGYLSTQSSTTASI from the exons ATGTTCTGTTTCCTCAATTACAGATCTTCGCCAGTTTCGTTGCTACTTCTGATTTCAATCTTTGGGCTTAGCCGCTCCCATCATTTCGAACCAAGATATAGGTTCCACATCTGTTCAGCGCCAAGTAATATCACAACCAACTCTAATCTGGGTTCAGATCTCATTGGCATACTGGGTTCTTTATCCGAAGCTTCCTCCGACAGCTTCTACAATAGAACATTCAATGGAATGTACGGCCTCGTACTCTGTCGTGGAGATATTTCCAACGATTACTGTCACAGTTGTGTCAGTACCGCAAGCAGAGATGTAAGGGATCGATGCCCTTTAAGAGTAAACGCCACAATATGGTACGATGAGTGCATGCTTAGATACTCAGACAAGAACTTCTTGGGAACTGTAGAGATCTCCCCGAGATTCCTCATGGGCGATTCAGGGAACCAGACATCGCCAGATGATAGTAATATTGATGGGTCTGCTCTGTTGTCTCAGATGGCCAGTGAAGCCTCAGTGTTACCGATGATGTACAAGGCAAACAAGTTGCATGGGACTGGCTATGGATTGGTTCAGTGCACAAGGGATCTCAACAGTAGCGCGtgttgtaaatgtttgatgGCTCTGTTGGAGGAGATCGGGCAGGTTTACAAAGGGAGAGTGGGGTGGAGAATTTTGAGCCCAAGTTGTAGCATAACGTATGAGAAAtatcttttctattctctatCAGCTTCGCCTCAAG GATTGAGCGCCAAAGTGATTGCAGTAATCATTATATCAACAGTTGCAGCAGTAGCATTTCTTGCAAGTCTGTTGTATTGTTTACTTCTGTCAAAGAAGAGAAGACAGc ATCCAGAGATGGACACAGGTGAACAAGTTCTGTTGCAAAATTTGGGAGATGCTAAGTCTGCAGAATTGATGAAGCAAGATTTGCATTCAAGAGATGGAGACAATGATGAAGAGATGCATTACTTCAGTTTCATCACCCTACAGGCTGCCACAAACAACTTTGCAGATGCAAATAGACTTGGAGAAGGCGGGTTTGGCCCGGTTTTCAAG GGAAAGCTGATGAATGGGGAAGAAATAGCTGTAAAAAGACTGTCAGTGAAGTCAAGCCAAGGTCACGATGAGTTCAAGAATGAAGTCATGGTCATAATGAAGCTTCAACATAAAAATCTGGTCAAGCTTTTGGGATGCTGTCTGGAGGGAGAGGAAAAGCTCCTTGTCTATGAGTACATGGCAAACACTAGTCTAGATGCCTTATTATTTG ATCCAGTTAAATGCAAACAACTCGATTGGCTTAAGCGCAACAACATCATCAATGGAGTTGCAAAAGGAATTCTATATCTGCACGAAGACTCTCGGCTCAAAATCGTTCATCGGGATTTAAAAGCTAGCAATgtgttgttggatgatgagatgaatGCAAAGATATCAGACTTTGGAACGGCCAGAATATTCGGAGGCAAGCAAGTTGAGGCTAGCACCAACAGGGTTGTTGGCACTTT TGGATACATGGCACCAGAATATGCAATGGAGGGAGTTTTTTCTGTAAAATCGGATGTTTATAGTTTTGGGATCTTAATGCTAGAAGTGATAAGCGGGAGAAAGAACAGCGGTTTcttcaaagtagacaatgcACAAAGCCTTCTATCACAG GCATGGCAACTATGGAAGGAAGGCAGAGAAGAGGAAATGGTTGATCCGAACCTGGTTGGAGATTGTTCTTTAAGCGAAGCTCTAAGATGGATCCAAATCGGGCTCCTATGCGTACAAGAAGACCCTAACATCAGACCGACCATGTCAATGGTCGTTCTAATGCTTGGAAGCAAATCGATTCCTCTTCCTCAACCGTCGAAACCTCCATTCTTTCCGATTGGCTTTCCGGCGTCCGCCGGTCAATCTTCAACGACCTTACTGGGAACGGGGTATCTCTCTACACAATCGTCTACCACAGCTTCTATCTAG
- the LOC111803726 gene encoding cysteine-rich receptor-like protein kinase 10: MAFHSERDRSEELPLRNRVDQQLVYSLRQQLDASNQDSDGDMPFFSFSSLKTATDDFSDANKLGEGGFGPVYKGKLMDGEEVAVKRLSTKSNQGYEEFKNEAKVIWKLQHKNLVRLLGYCVEGEEKLLIYEYMANTSLDAFLFDPLKCKQLDWLKRENILNGIARGILYLHEDSRLKIIHRDLKVSNVLLDEEMNPKISDFGTARIFGGKQIDASTNRIVGTYGYMAPEYAMEGVFSVKSDVYSFGVLILEVISGRKSIGFLNMDRAQNLLSYVCMLLFAWELWNEGRAEEMIDENLAGDYRESEAVKWIQIGLLCVQEDANTRPTMSMVVLMLGSQSVHLPQPSKPPFLTGRGSLSRYQYSSTETGTGLLTTDQSSTTASI, encoded by the exons ATGGCTTTTCATTCAGAGAGGGATAGAAGTGAAGAGCTTCCTTTGCGAAATCGAGTTGATCAACAACTGGTTTACTCATTGAGACAACAGTTGGATGCATCAAATCAAGACAGTGATGGAGATATGCCTTTCTTCAGTTTTAGTTCTCTAAAGACTGCTACAGATGACTTCTCAGATGCTAATAAACTTGGAGAAGGCGGGTTTGGTCCAGTTTACAAG GGAAAGCTGATGGATGGTGAGGAAGTAGCTGTGAAAAGActatcaacaaaatcaaatcaaggATATGAAGAGTTCAAGAATGAAGCAAAGGTCATCTGGAAGCTTCAACATAAGAATCTGGTTAGACTCCTGGGATATTGTgtggaaggagaagaaaaacttCTAATCTATGAGTACATGGCAAATACAAGTCTTGATGCTTTCTTGTTTG ATCCATTGAAGTGCAAACAACTCGACTGGCTCAAGCGCGAAAACATTCTCAATGGGATTGCAAGAGGAATTCTGTATCTCCATGAAGATTCTCGACTCAAAATCATTCATAGAGATTTGAAAGTGAGTAATGTACTGTTAGATGAGGAGATGAATCCAAAAATATCAGATTTTGGAACTGCTAGGATATTTGGAGGCAAGCAAATTGATGCCAGCACCAATAGAATAGTTGGAACATA TGGGTATATGGCGCCAGAGTATGCTATGGAGGGAGTTTTCTCAGTTAAATCCGATGTATACAGTTTTGGAGTTCTAATCCTGGAGGTGATCAGTGGGAGAAAGAGCATTGGTTTTCTAAACATGGACAGAGCGCAGAACCTTCTGTCATATGTATGTATGCTTCt TTTT GCATGGGAGCTATGGAATGAAGGTAGAGCAGAAGAAATGATAGATGAGAACCTGGCTGGAGATTATCGTGAGAGTGAGGCCGTAAAATGGATCCAGATTGGCTTGCTGTGCGTGCAAGAAGATGCTAACACCAGACCCACCATGTCAATGGTTGTTCTAATGCTTGGAAGCCAGTCGGTTCACCTTCCTCAGCCCTCAAAACCTCCATTTCTTACAGGTCGAGGGTCTCTCAGTAGATATCAATATTCATCAACTGAAACAGGGACAGGGCTACTCACCACAGATCAGTCGTCTACTACTGCTTCTATCTAG
- the LOC111804052 gene encoding cysteine-rich repeat secretory protein 38, with protein sequence MIHFLPQTPSLPSILLLISISGLIVPCCSQRYLNCSGTNTARPNLNSDINFLLNSLTSRASSHTFYTETYNGIHGLFLCRGDLPNEACHTCIEGASQQIKVTCSSQTNGTIGFDECMLRYSVVNFFGILETVPRILLYNSLNQSTIEDRDFIDLALVSNLVQDATNSNMMFKEGEVNVGGVDQRFGLAQCTRDIIKRDCEVCLTNLVTFAKGCCLRQRGWRVLAPNCNLRVEAFQFYGIPGPPPLSLDEEGKVMTLILFS encoded by the coding sequence ATGATTCATTTCCTCCCTCAAACACCGTCCTTGCCTTCAATTTTACTACTGATTTCAATCTCTGGACTAATAGTCCCTTGTTGTAGCCAACGCTATTTAAACTGCTCAGGAACCAACACGGCTCGCCCAAATCTGAATTCTGACATCAACTTCCTACTGAATTCCTTGACCtctcgagcttcctctcacACTTTTTACACTGAGACCTATAATGGAATCCATGGCCTCTTTCTCTGCCGAGGGGATCTTCCTAATGAGGCCTGTCATACCTGCATCGAAGGAGCAAGTCAACAAATCAAAGTCACCTGCTCATCACAAACAAATGGTACCATAGGCTTTGATGAATGTATGTTGAGATACTCAGTTGTGAACTTCTTTGGGATCCTGGAGACAGTTCCAAGAATACTGTTATATAATAGTCTGAACCAATCTACTATTGAAGACCGTGATTTCATTGATCTTGCATTGGTGTCTAATTTAGTACAAGATGctacaaattcaaatatgatGTTCAAGGAAGGTGAGGTAAATGTGGGTGGTGTGGATCAGAGATTTGGACTAGCACAGTGTACAAGAGATATCATCAAGCGTGATTGTGAGGTCTGTTTGACAAATTTGGTGACTTTTGCAAAGGGATGTTGCTTAAGGCAAAGAGGGTGGCGAGTTTTAGCTCCCAATTGTAATTTAAGGGTTGAGGCCTTTCAGTTTTATGGGATACCAGGACCTCCACCCTTGTCTCTTGATGAAGAAGGTAAGGTGATGacattgattttgttttcttga